CCTGGACGACGTGATCGACCTGACTGGGGCGGTGTTGGACCCCACTGGGATGCTGGATGACGAAAGTTGATGGATATCGTACGCGACTGCGCCGGAGACGTTTTCGAGGGCATCGAAAATATCGAGGAGGTCATTGATAAGCTGGAGCATTTCTACACACGATATCTGGAGCTGACACTTGCAAAGTCCAGCAAAACAACAGGTCGAACTCGCACTTACCCGCACCGTCGAGGAAAGATGTTGGATGCTCACAGGGCCTTGCTTGCCGCCAAAGTCGAAGAGCTCTACGCCACCAACGGGAAACGGTGCAACAGCAACTGGACAGATATTATGGCTTACGCCGAGTCTTTAATGTGCCTCAAAGACGATGACATCGTGGGAGTGAGGCAGTACTTGCAAGACACCACCAGGAAGTTCACCCGTCAAGAGAAGCTCAACTCTGATCCAAATACCGGCATTGGTAATGCACCCAGGGCCAATGGTGGCCGTTCCAAGTACCTCCATCTCGAAATCGCACTCTTCAGAGTGGCGAAGCTGCTGCACCCGGACCTCCTGCTGAACATGCGCCAGGCTGAAGCCATTGTCCGGGCCTGTATCCAAAGGCTGGGCGGAAGCGCCTATCAGGGGGTCGTTGACCTCGTTGACATCCCCTCTTCCAAGTGGATCGCCACCCTATTCAGGTACGCAGGGTACCGGTGGCGACAGCAGGCTGCAGAGCGTGATCATGTTGACGTGAGGGCTGCTCTGAGAGGCACCATTGCCTTGTGGCCAATAATCAAGAATGTTCCGCTCAACCGTATCTTCAATGCCGACCAGACGAACTGCGAGTTGACGGGATCTTTCAACATCAAATGTCTCACGAAGAAGGGGAGCGTCAGCAAGGACAGCGGGAGAGGCGGAGACTCTTTCACGCAATTTTCTGTTGCAAACATGGACGGCACCAAGAAATCAGACTTTTTCCTGTATGTCAGAGACCTTATGGGTGAAGCCCTTCCAGACTTTCAGCTTCATCTCAACGAGGTCATCTCTCCAGCTCAATCCAAGAagttcgaggaggaagcCAAGGCAAAGTATGCG
The Yarrowia lipolytica chromosome 1A, complete sequence genome window above contains:
- a CDS encoding uncharacterized protein (Compare to YALI0A17193g, no similarity); protein product: MDIVRDCAGDVFEGIENIEEVIDKLEHFYTRYLELTLAKSSKTTGRTRTYPHRRGKMLDAHRALLAAKVEELYATNGKRCNSNWTDIMAYAESLMCLKDDDIVGVRQYLQDTTRKFTRQEKLNSDPNTGIGNAPRANGGRSKYLHLEIALFRVAKLLHPDLLLNMRQAEAIVRACIQRLGGSAYQGVVDLVDIPSSKWIATLFRYAGYRWRQQAAERDHVDVRAALRGTIALWPIIKNVPLNRIFNADQTNCELTGSFNIKCLTKKGSVSKDSGRGGDSFTQFSVANMDGTKKSDFFLYVRDLMGEALPDFQLHLNEVISPAQSKKFEEEAKAKYAYFGDEIKTLRAALNEAVKEVNATEKVVTARANELKAVENVIGKEAAVKNREEKARENAEKKAQSKKKAAERAARLLEEKKAKAAAREVKRLAQINKKREEAEARLRKKGKTMVREEVATSGQGIDSATCSLSDVQPVAICSLSENVLPAASTCSSSDVQPAVPQQPLSQPLS